In the Aliarcobacter cryaerophilus genome, one interval contains:
- a CDS encoding MBOAT family O-acyltransferase: protein MYDFFPFSGVGFFIISFSFILFLHIFKNILSKFISYKMVIFIAVVVYISFAIPDSYLIFLLLIYTYVIYYIFVKNGYKETLFAMIVIAFPMMLHKIDLDNPMFKIIGISYITFRTIQAIVDSHNYGKLSFFEFTSFLLFPTTLLAGPIDRSYRFQEDLQKGYENLTLANILKGWEILVVGVLFKFVFAKLVTMYWLGKIDENSILFFDMANSAYAYTTYLFFDFAGYSAMAVGLSIMMGIFVPMNFNHPYLAPNPQDFWRRFHITLGSWLTDYFFKPLYKYLHNFDFLKKRKLLIQNIAITCTFLLMGVWNGLNWYFIFSGFLFGIYSSIHNSYVLYVKKGGYDYFSFFPDIISINLKRFLMINAAVFALYFFSGRVPL from the coding sequence ATGTATGATTTTTTTCCTTTTTCAGGAGTTGGATTTTTTATAATAAGCTTTTCATTTATTCTTTTCTTACATATATTTAAAAATATTTTAAGTAAATTTATCTCATATAAAATGGTTATTTTTATAGCTGTTGTTGTTTATATATCTTTTGCTATTCCTGACTCTTATCTGATCTTTTTACTTCTTATTTATACTTATGTTATTTACTATATTTTTGTAAAAAACGGTTACAAAGAGACACTTTTTGCAATGATTGTTATAGCCTTTCCTATGATGTTACATAAAATTGATTTAGATAATCCAATGTTTAAAATTATAGGTATTTCATATATTACATTTAGAACTATTCAAGCAATAGTTGATAGTCATAACTATGGAAAACTATCATTTTTTGAGTTTACATCATTTTTACTATTTCCTACAACTCTACTAGCAGGTCCAATAGATAGATCATACAGATTTCAAGAGGATTTACAAAAAGGTTATGAAAATTTAACTTTAGCAAATATATTAAAAGGTTGGGAAATTTTAGTTGTTGGAGTTTTATTTAAATTTGTTTTTGCAAAGCTTGTTACTATGTATTGGCTTGGAAAAATAGATGAAAATAGTATCTTGTTTTTTGATATGGCAAATAGTGCATATGCATACACAACTTATCTTTTTTTTGATTTTGCTGGGTATAGTGCAATGGCTGTTGGATTAAGTATAATGATGGGTATTTTTGTTCCAATGAACTTTAATCATCCATATCTTGCACCAAATCCACAAGATTTCTGGAGAAGATTTCATATAACTTTAGGGAGTTGGCTAACTGATTACTTCTTTAAACCATTATATAAATATCTTCATAATTTTGATTTTCTAAAGAAAAGAAAGTTACTTATACAAAATATTGCAATAACATGTACTTTTTTGCTTATGGGAGTTTGGAATGGTTTAAATTGGTACTTTATTTTTAGTGGTTTTTTATTTGGAATCTATTCAAGTATTCATAACTCTTATGTTTTGTATGTTAAAAAGGGTGGATATGACTATTTTTCATTTTTTCCAGATATTATAAGTATAAATTTAAAAAGATTTTTGATGATAAATGCAGCAGTTTTTGCTCTATATTTTTTTAGTGGAAGGGTTCCTTTATGA
- a CDS encoding AMP-binding protein, producing MRFDFKLLDFVECEKDFDKLAVCGSDKDLTWSELKNEVDSFKKKLQKYNLPKGHPVLIYGHKEVDFIVSIISCMSLGFPYIPIDTIYPKDRVDKIASIVKSSIKIDTIENKIDFNQSNISTSYLLSDPIIYIIFTSGSTGEPKGVQITQNSILDFEKWLNSDFGLSKDSVFMNQALFSFDLSVYELVGFLSLGATIVLNSKDTIENHLLYFERLKKYSCDVWVSTPSFISKLLLSSEFEEKNIKSLKTFLFCGEVLPSNTVKRIKNSFPSSIVLNTYGPTEATVATTLIEITSDILEKYSKNLPIGYVKENSKINLLDIDEQNIGELEIVGDNVSIGYFKNEELNKQKFEKKYEKRSFRTGDFGYFEDNLLFFANRKDELIKLHGFRIELGEIDKELLIDKMVSESITIPLKRGNDVAKIISFVIGSKSLDIEVLKHNISKNLPYYMIPSDIVVLDKFPYNSNHKIDKNELINIYKSI from the coding sequence ATGAGATTCGATTTTAAACTTTTAGATTTTGTTGAGTGTGAAAAAGATTTTGACAAATTGGCTGTTTGTGGAAGTGACAAAGATTTAACGTGGAGTGAGTTAAAAAATGAAGTAGATAGTTTTAAGAAAAAACTTCAAAAATATAATCTTCCAAAAGGGCATCCAGTTCTTATTTATGGACATAAGGAAGTAGATTTTATTGTAAGTATTATAAGCTGTATGAGTTTAGGGTTTCCATATATTCCTATTGATACAATTTATCCAAAAGATAGAGTTGATAAAATAGCAAGTATTGTAAAATCTTCTATTAAGATAGATACAATAGAAAATAAAATAGATTTTAATCAAAGCAATATATCTACTTCATATTTATTAAGTGACCCAATAATTTATATTATTTTTACATCAGGAAGTACAGGTGAACCAAAAGGGGTTCAAATTACACAAAACTCTATTTTGGATTTTGAAAAGTGGTTAAATAGTGATTTTGGACTATCAAAAGATAGTGTATTTATGAATCAAGCACTTTTTAGTTTTGATTTATCTGTTTATGAATTAGTTGGTTTTTTATCTTTAGGAGCAACTATTGTTTTAAATAGTAAAGATACTATAGAAAATCATCTTCTATATTTTGAAAGATTGAAAAAATACTCTTGCGATGTTTGGGTTTCAACGCCATCATTCATTAGTAAGCTTTTACTTTCATCTGAGTTTGAAGAAAAAAATATAAAAAGTTTAAAAACTTTTCTTTTTTGTGGAGAGGTTTTACCTTCAAACACTGTAAAAAGAATAAAAAATAGTTTTCCATCTTCTATTGTTTTAAATACATATGGACCAACAGAAGCTACAGTTGCTACAACTTTGATAGAAATCACCTCTGATATTTTAGAAAAATATTCAAAAAATTTACCAATTGGTTATGTAAAAGAGAATTCAAAGATAAATTTATTAGATATTGATGAGCAAAATATTGGTGAACTTGAGATTGTTGGAGACAATGTATCTATTGGATATTTTAAAAATGAAGAGTTAAATAAGCAAAAATTTGAGAAAAAATATGAAAAAAGAAGTTTCAGAACAGGAGATTTCGGTTATTTTGAAGATAATTTACTATTTTTTGCAAATAGAAAAGATGAACTTATAAAACTTCATGGATTTAGAATAGAACTAGGTGAGATAGATAAAGAGCTTCTTATTGATAAAATGGTAAGTGAATCTATAACAATTCCACTAAAAAGGGGAAATGATGTTGCAAAGATTATCTCTTTTGTTATAGGTTCTAAATCTTTAGATATTGAAGTTTTAAAGCATAATATCTCAAAAAATCTTCCATACTATATGATTCCATCAGATATTGTTGTGTTAGATAAATTTCCATACAATTCAAACCATAAAATTGATAAAAATGAGTTGATAAATATTTATAAAAGTATATAA
- a CDS encoding DUF2325 domain-containing protein gives MSILIIGGDQISQISSMLTQIGAKTINHWDARKKSSAPKKKVPQDTDCIVMLTSFLNHNTMLKYKNEAKKRNIPFICAKRSISCVYDEYVKIMGIKDCSQCYANCYNKEL, from the coding sequence ATGAGTATTTTAATAATTGGCGGAGACCAAATATCTCAAATATCTTCTATGCTAACACAAATTGGAGCAAAAACTATAAATCACTGGGATGCAAGAAAGAAATCTTCAGCACCTAAGAAAAAAGTGCCACAAGATACAGATTGTATAGTTATGCTAACATCTTTTTTAAACCACAATACAATGCTAAAATATAAAAATGAAGCTAAAAAAAGAAATATTCCATTTATTTGTGCTAAAAGATCAATATCTTGTGTATATGATGAATATGTAAAAATTATGGGGATCAAAGATTGTAGCCAATGTTATGCAAACTGCTATAATAAAGAACTGTAA
- a CDS encoding transglycosylase SLT domain-containing protein translates to MKFKSLLLILLFISNVFASNVDIKNLTPEQLETLKEIKKHGQDTGLSYTLMAIAIKESKLGEYMVNLDTKDFGLYQANIKTVLSRQNIKDTTWNRNVFASKLVSDFQFATKNAIEELTFWQKIHRNDWTKVWGSYNAGYKFNSKQAKEYSKEIALIIKELKKFNV, encoded by the coding sequence TTGAAATTTAAATCTTTATTACTGATTTTACTATTTATTTCTAATGTTTTTGCATCTAATGTAGATATAAAAAACTTAACGCCCGAGCAACTAGAGACACTAAAAGAGATAAAAAAACATGGGCAAGATACTGGACTTAGTTATACTTTGATGGCAATAGCAATCAAAGAATCAAAACTTGGTGAGTATATGGTAAATCTTGACACAAAAGATTTTGGTCTTTATCAAGCAAATATTAAAACTGTTTTAAGTAGACAAAATATAAAAGATACTACTTGGAATAGAAATGTTTTTGCATCAAAATTGGTTTCAGATTTTCAGTTTGCTACAAAAAATGCGATAGAAGAACTTACTTTTTGGCAAAAAATCCATAGAAATGATTGGACAAAAGTTTGGGGAAGCTACAATGCTGGTTATAAATTTAATAGCAAACAAGCAAAAGAGTACTCAAAAGAGATTGCTCTAATAATTAAAGAACTAAAAAAATTCAACGTGTAA
- a CDS encoding carbon-nitrogen hydrolase family protein: MFFNKNIVHTQDKIKLFPLGDEDKYFTPSKDSNIKIIDINGLKIATLICFELRFPTLWEQIKGADIILNPAMWGIKRKEHYETISKALALVNQSFVIASNSANDNMAKGSAIISPFGNIIKDDNKTILEAKFDKDEILKVRKYIDIGLN; the protein is encoded by the coding sequence ATCTTTTTTAATAAAAATATTGTCCATACTCAAGATAAGATAAAACTTTTTCCTCTAGGAGATGAGGATAAATATTTTACTCCATCAAAAGATAGTAACATAAAAATTATAGATATAAATGGTCTAAAAATAGCAACTTTAATATGTTTTGAGCTTAGATTTCCTACTCTTTGGGAACAGATAAAAGGTGCTGATATTATTTTAAATCCTGCTATGTGGGGAATAAAAAGAAAAGAACATTATGAAACTATTAGTAAAGCTTTAGCTTTAGTTAATCAAAGTTTTGTAATTGCAAGTAATAGTGCAAACGATAATATGGCAAAAGGAAGTGCTATAATATCGCCATTTGGAAATATTATAAAAGATGATAATAAAACAATTTTAGAAGCAAAATTTGATAAAGATGAAATTTTAAAAGTTAGAAAATATATAGATATTGGATTAAATTAA
- a CDS encoding IS4 family transposase yields the protein MQIESKIISIINDKLKNPIYETLRLLNMKTILTKSNFSKKEGVAVHMVVLHFVYMLVMNKKISTFMDQSNDSFKKDVYYRLLANAHYNWRKLLSLSSLKILSLLHKVQDAKLVRVLILDDTVEDKVGKNIEGSCDNLWSNKAKRKIRGVNVVSLNYSDGYSNFMLDFAIAMNNYARVKIEEFTNIIDHRTNAHKRRLESLKGKSQIAIEMIKRAVASGIYADYLLVDSWYSKPVFIETMNELGLQVISRMVNNDRIWNFTGEKKTLDGIYNKFKKLKTIKMGQYGKKIKFEYFGVIVEHKKAGKLKIVFIKTKENLIPIVSTNLDLSDEEIIDIYKRRWDIEQGYKELREHFGFGKEENRIYEALIARITLSFFTYNVVSYINRISNEPKTIGGLFKDLECELHTLAIAMQAFLAILDEIAKIEEVVNRNEDFTAIIDLLRDVTGKLLGFRCES from the coding sequence ATGCAGATAGAATCTAAGATAATAAGCATCATAAACGACAAACTAAAGAATCCAATTTATGAAACATTGCGACTATTAAATATGAAAACGATTTTAACAAAGAGCAATTTTTCTAAAAAAGAGGGAGTTGCTGTTCATATGGTTGTATTACACTTTGTATATATGCTAGTTATGAATAAAAAAATATCAACTTTTATGGATCAGAGTAATGATAGCTTTAAAAAAGATGTCTATTACAGACTACTTGCTAATGCTCACTACAACTGGAGAAAACTATTATCACTTAGTTCTTTAAAGATTTTATCACTGCTTCATAAAGTACAAGATGCAAAGCTAGTAAGAGTTCTTATACTTGATGATACTGTTGAAGATAAAGTTGGTAAAAATATAGAGGGAAGTTGTGATAACCTTTGGAGCAATAAAGCAAAGAGAAAAATCAGAGGTGTAAATGTTGTATCACTAAACTATAGTGATGGTTATTCAAATTTTATGTTGGACTTTGCAATTGCTATGAATAATTATGCAAGGGTAAAGATAGAAGAGTTTACAAATATTATTGATCATCGAACCAATGCACATAAGCGAAGATTGGAAAGCTTAAAAGGGAAATCACAAATTGCTATAGAGATGATTAAAAGAGCAGTAGCTAGTGGTATATATGCAGATTATCTGCTTGTGGATAGTTGGTATTCTAAACCTGTGTTTATAGAAACAATGAATGAGCTAGGATTGCAAGTTATTTCAAGAATGGTAAACAATGATAGAATCTGGAACTTCACAGGGGAGAAAAAAACTCTTGATGGTATCTATAACAAGTTTAAAAAGCTTAAAACTATTAAGATGGGTCAATATGGCAAAAAGATAAAGTTTGAATACTTCGGGGTCATAGTTGAACATAAAAAAGCAGGAAAATTAAAAATTGTTTTTATAAAAACCAAAGAGAATCTCATCCCTATTGTATCTACAAACTTAGACTTGAGTGATGAAGAAATTATCGATATTTACAAACGACGATGGGATATAGAACAAGGGTATAAAGAACTTCGTGAACACTTTGGGTTTGGTAAAGAAGAAAATCGAATTTATGAAGCACTTATTGCTCGCATAACACTCTCATTTTTTACATACAATGTTGTTAGCTATATAAATCGTATCAGTAATGAACCAAAAACTATTGGTGGATTGTTTAAAGATCTAGAATGTGAACTTCACACCTTGGCAATTGCTATGCAAGCATTTTTAGCTATTTTAGATGAGATTGCAAAAATTGAAGAAGTTGTCAATAGAAATGAGGATTTTACAGCAATAATCGATCTATTAAGAGATGTGACTGGAAAACTACTTGGTTTTAGGTGCGAAAGTTAA